One window of Phycodurus eques isolate BA_2022a chromosome 8, UOR_Pequ_1.1, whole genome shotgun sequence genomic DNA carries:
- the LOC133406717 gene encoding E3 ubiquitin-protein ligase RNF126-like, producing the protein MAEAQPWPSRFFCHRCSAEISPRLPEYTCPRCESGFIEELLEERSADNGSMSTISSGPQYQQPFENTDQHLFTFPSGYGQFSLSVFDDPFDFGAGLGTEDNRDAESRRERENASRQRYSARQPRSRHGSRRQQGRHEGVPTLEGIIQQLVNGIIAPTAMPNIGVGPWGVLHSNPMDYAWGANGLDAIITQLLNQFENTGPPPADRDKIKNLPSVLVTEEHVASGLECPVCKEDYSVGENVRQLPCNHMFHNDCIVPWLEQHDTCPVCRKSLSGQNTATNPPELSGMNFTSSTSSMSSSSSSTPQSSSSTSNENSTDNS; encoded by the exons ATGGCCGAAGCTCAACCGTGGCCTAGCCGATTCTTCTGTCACAGATGCTCCGCGGAGATTAGCCCTCGCCTTCCT GAGTACACCTGTCCAAGATGTGAGTCAGGGTTCATCGAGGAACTGCTGGAAGAAAGaag TGCTGACAATGGCTCCATGTCTACCATCTCCAGCGGGCCACAATACCAGCAACCATTTGAG AACACAGACCAGCACCTGTTTACATTCCCGTCGGGCTACGGCCAGTTCTCGCTGAGCGTCTTCGACGATCCTTTCGACTTCGGAGCTGGACTTGGAACAGAGGACAACCGTGACGCTGAGAGTCGGCGAGAAAGAGAGAATGCGTCACGGCAACGCTACAGTGCCAGGCAGCCAAGGAGTCGTCACGGCTCAAGACGGCAGCAGGGAAGGCATGAGGGAGTTCCGACTCTAGAGGG AATCATTCAGCAGCTAGTGAATGGAATCATTGCCCCTACTGCAATGCCAAATATTGGTGTTGGACCCTG GGGCGTTCTTCATTCAAATCCTATGGATTATGCATGGGGGGCTAACGGGTTAGATGCTATTATAACTCAg TTATTAAATCAGTTTGAGAACACGGGACCTCCACCTGCTGATAGAGATAAAATCAAAAATCTGCCTTCAGTCCTAGTTACAGAGGAGCATGTTG CTTCAGGACTGGAATGTCCAGTGTGCAAAGAAGATTACAGTGTGGGAGAAAACGTGAGGCAGTTGCCGTGCAATCACATGTTCCACAATGATTGCATTGTACCCTGGCTAGAGCAG CACGACACGTGTCCGGTGTGCAGGAAAAGCTTGAGCGGCCAGAACACGGCGACCAACCCTCCAGAACTATCAGGGATGAACTTTACCTCTTCCACTTCCTCAATGTCCTCGTCGTCTTCCTCCACCCCCCAATCCTCCAGCTCCACCAGTAATGAGAACTCCACTGACAACTCGTAG